A stretch of the Myxococcota bacterium genome encodes the following:
- the miaA gene encoding tRNA (adenosine(37)-N6)-dimethylallyltransferase MiaA — protein MTRPRVVAIVGPTGTGKTELACAVAERTGAEIVSADSMQVYRGLDVGTAKPSHALRARIPHHALDLVAPDEPMSAGRWAELARAAAADIAARGKPVLLVGGTGLYARAFAGGLIQGAASDPTLRAELEARSDESLRAELERRDPEAALRIAPRDRVRTVRALEAAALGARPISAQHARHRFADRPFDVRWLGLALDRTVLAERLRERVARMFEAGWVDEVRGLYAAGYAPTLRPLQAIGYREIGELLAGRLDEATARERIWIATRRYAKRQRTWFRAEPELDWLDADARERAVERVLAELSRR, from the coding sequence ATGACCCGGCCGCGCGTCGTCGCGATCGTCGGTCCCACGGGGACCGGCAAGACCGAGCTCGCGTGCGCCGTCGCCGAGCGCACCGGCGCCGAGATCGTGAGCGCCGACTCCATGCAGGTCTACCGCGGGCTCGACGTGGGCACGGCCAAGCCGAGTCACGCGCTGCGCGCGCGCATCCCGCACCACGCGCTCGACCTGGTCGCGCCCGACGAGCCCATGTCGGCAGGCCGCTGGGCCGAGCTGGCGCGCGCCGCCGCCGCCGACATCGCCGCGCGCGGCAAGCCCGTGCTGCTGGTGGGCGGCACGGGCCTCTACGCGCGGGCGTTCGCGGGCGGGCTGATCCAGGGCGCCGCGTCCGACCCCACGCTGCGCGCCGAGCTCGAGGCGCGCAGCGACGAGTCACTCCGTGCCGAGCTCGAGCGGCGCGACCCCGAGGCCGCCTTGCGCATTGCCCCGCGCGACCGCGTGCGCACCGTGCGCGCGCTCGAGGCCGCCGCGCTCGGCGCGCGCCCGATCTCGGCCCAGCACGCCCGGCACCGCTTCGCCGACCGGCCCTTCGACGTGCGCTGGCTCGGGCTCGCGCTCGACCGGACCGTGCTCGCCGAGCGCCTGCGAGAGCGCGTCGCGCGCATGTTCGAGGCCGGCTGGGTCGACGAGGTGCGCGGGCTCTACGCCGCCGGCTACGCGCCCACGCTGCGGCCGCTCCAGGCGATCGGCTACCGCGAGATCGGCGAGCTCCTGGCAGGGCGGCTCGACGAGGCCACGGCGCGCGAGCGCATCTGGATCGCGACCCGGCGCTACGCCAAGCGCCAGCGCACCTGGTTCCGCGCCGAGCCCGAGCTCGACTGGCTCGACGCCGACGCGCGCGAGCGCGCCGTCGAGCGGGTGCTGGCGGAGCTCAGCCGTCGTTGA